The Quatrionicoccus australiensis nucleotide sequence CGAGGCGGACCAGGACATGTCCCGGCGTCTCGGTGGGGGCCAGGTCGACGACGCTGGCCGCAACGCAGTTCAGGATGCTGCTTTGCACCTGCGGCAGCAGCGTCAGGCTGACGTCGCGGGCGTGGATGCGACAGCGCAGCGGCGTGCCGACAGCTTCATCGCGGCGTGAAACGTAGATTTCGCCACCGGCGAATTCGAGGCGGGTCAGGTCGTCGGCTTCGTGCTCGGCGACACGCGTCTGGATGACGACGCCGGCATCGTCGGCAAAGGCTTCCGGCAGATCAAGACGGGCCAGCACGTCGTTGAGCGGGCCGCTCGCCACCGTGCGGCCCTGATCGAGCAGGACGAGATGGTCGGCGAGGCGGGCCACTTCGTCCGGCGCGTGGCTGACATAGATGATCGGCAGCGCCAGTTCCTGGTGCAGGCGTTCGAGATAGGGCAGGATTTCCTGCTTGCGTTTGAGATCGAGCGCGGCCAGCGGCTCGTCCATCAGCAGGATCTTGGGCGCGGCGAGGAGGGCGCGGGCGATCGCGACGCGCTGGCGTTCGCCGCCGGAGAGCTGGCCGG carries:
- the modC gene encoding molybdenum ABC transporter ATP-binding protein, whose amino-acid sequence is MSGEITARFHVDRQDFVLDVDLCLPGSGVSALFGHSGSGKTTCLRAMAGLERAPQGYFAIGDEVWQDEARGHFVPPHQRALGFVFQEASLFPHLSVRRNMEFGQKRASTATGGLALPAVSELLGIGHLLERMPGQLSGGERQRVAIARALLAAPKILLMDEPLAALDLKRKQEILPYLERLHQELALPIIYVSHAPDEVARLADHLVLLDQGRTVASGPLNDVLARLDLPEAFADDAGVVIQTRVAEHEADDLTRLEFAGGEIYVSRRDEAVGTPLRCRIHARDVSLTLLPQVQSSILNCVAASVVDLAPTETPGHVLVRLDVGNTPLLARITRRSAERLAIQPGLNLRAQIKAVALLG